From the genome of Candidozyma auris chromosome 2, complete sequence, one region includes:
- a CDS encoding CCR4-NOT core subunit CAF40 — MSKDASDLPPPPSDGQKIKALNDKHIYQWITELATGSNRERALLELGKKREQYDDLALVLWNSFGVMTALLEEIISVYPFLNPPVLTASVSNRVCNALALLQCVASNAQTRGAFLNANMPLYLYPFLSTNARQRSFEYLRLTSLGVIGALVKNDTPEVINFLLATEIVPLCLNIMEISSELSKTVAIFILQKILLDDQGLSYICTTYERFHTVASVLSKMIDQLSASVGSSSIATQAEHQVSHSSSNLHSGQPPSGSSGRLLKHVVRCYMRLSDNLEARKALASILPEPLRDGTFSSILQDDIATKRCLGQLLLNINEEN; from the coding sequence ATGTCAAAAGATGCATCTGATCTACCTCCACCGCCATCAGATGGgcaaaaaataaaagcGTTGAATGACAAGCACATATATCAGTGGATTACGGAATTGGCGACAGGCAGTAATAGAGAAAGAGCTTTACTCGAGTTGggaaaaaagagagagcAGTATGACGATCTTGCATTAGTGCTTTGGAACTCGTTTGGTGTGATGACAGCTCTTTTAGAAGAGATCATTTCAGTCTACCCGTTCTTGAATCCTCCAGTGTTGACGGCCTCCGTCTCAAATAGAGTTTGTAATGCTCTAGCATTGTTACAGTGTGTCGCATCTAACGCTCAAACAAGAGGCGCTTTCCTCAATGCAAACATGCCTTTGTATTTATACCCGTTTTTGTCTACGAATGCGAGACAGAGATCGTTTGAGTACTTACGTCTAACTAGTTTGGGAGTGATCGGTGCGTTAGTGAAGAATGATACACCGGAAGTCATCAATTTTCTTTTAGCGACCGAAATTGTACCGTTATGTTTGAACATCATGGAAATTTCCTCAGAGCTATCCAAAACTGTTGCAATTTTTATCCTTCAGAAGATATTGCTAGATGACCAAGGTCTTTCATATATTTGCACGACGTACGAGAGATTTCATACGGTGGCTTCCGTCTTATCAAAGATGATTGATCAACTTAGTGCTTCTGTGGGTTCATCAAGTATTGCTACTCAGGCTGAGCATCAGGTATCTCactcttcaagcaatttGCATTCTGGTCAGCCTCCATCCGGTAGTTCTGGTCGTTTACTCAAGCATGTAGTCCGCTGCTACATGCGTTTATCAGACAATTTAGAAGCAAGGAAGGCACTTGCATCTATATTACCAGAACCTTTGAGGGATGGGACATTCTCTCTGATTTTGCAAGACGATATAGCAACAAAACGCTGTCTTGGACAACTTTTATTAAACATCAACGAAGAGAACTAG
- a CDS encoding phosphatidylinositol phospholipase C — MSTVYIIDVESGNLRSLTNSIKHLGNYKVVYIRNHDEFEMYNEDIELLIFPGVGNFGHFVKNLDERGLMEPIKNYLATGRKLLGICVGLQCLMKSSEESRGVSGLGLLNIELSKFNKGDEQFSLKGQSKSVPHIGWSHNHRYSSPQVMATMNEPLYSIGTEDKFYFVHSYAAIIDSKVKADLLSEAEKDGWKFVFSKYGSEEFISAMSKDNFFATQFHPEKSGIAGLRVIQAFLEEKVPHTSCTNKSFVPHSGYPSRRIIACLDVRSNDDGDLVVTKGDQYDVREKSDTQSGDVRNLGKPVELATKYFEDGADEITFLNITSFRDSPLQDLPMLEVLKLAAQNIFVPLTVGGGIKDMIDPVTGEIVPALKVAELYFKSGADKVSLGSEAVTIAEEYYRNGKIKSGKSAIEQISTCFGNQAVVISVDPRRKFIKSPKDTNMQCIQIFDEEKYGPDGEEYCYYQVTSQGGRKVHEIGALELCVACEELGAGEILLNSIDHDGGNKGFNLELLKQVKESVSIPVIASSGAGAPRHFADVFEMDCGIDAALGAEFKFIYELPKGKIYEFLVDDIKGLYHDETAQRFREEFGISKEFERQWISVAFFNHTKKKLKTLHLIADTNYDFRRVKSIFTGFKKLKDDIAQNFFLNLNELRDSTRNMVLEKAECQPRSGRESLSLQDVVKFTKRMNINLGERLISQAFRQASRSDQISCGKLSFEQFKNFVEILNERKDLDIIWQDIMRSKASMNFEEFQDFMIHEQHEVVETGILKKWFLTFDRGYKGSWTQQDLDAFLRSRMSSPVSEPYAKEGYFSRPLNEYFILSSHNTYLLGRQVMGESSVEGYIKALQRGCRCLEIDIWNSGNDADHEPLVNHGRTFTNGISLRNVVKTIKAYAFQATQFPLILSLENHCSPESQREVISILTDTFGSMLVTEPLNTTACLPSPDSLKCRVLLKVKKTDFFTATQDDQSLMMSTSTTAASLSEGNEHQNSSLKIKLRKKTSTRAVIRPLSNLGVYIQGIKFRNFSLPESKTFNHCFSLSEKSINNILKDENKRHSLDKHNRLFLMRIYPSKIRLNSSNFNPIIYWNKGVQMVATNWQTYDLGQQLNEAMFNAPLGDGYVLKPKRLRVPVSKSNRSETTSDMNIRKRFTIRIISAHQLPKPVDWSGDINPFLSLEIIGAKYTAWNSRSNHTSIIAGNGFNPIWNETLSGTFDSESELVFLKITVLSSNSTNAIVEPQEVGLVVQNIFDVKEGYRYFQLKDMCGEQLLYSSILAKISVI; from the exons ATGTCCACAGTGTACATAATTGACGTTGAGAGCGGTAACTTAAGGAGCCTTACAAATTCAATCAAACATCTCGGGAACTACAAAGTGGTGTACATCCGAAATCACGATGAGTTCGAGATGTATAATGAAGATATCGAGCTCTTAATATTTCCGGGGGTAGGTAATTTTGGCCACTTCGTGAAGAATCTTGATGAGAGAGGTCTTATGGAGCCCATAAAGAACTACCTTGCCACTGGCAGGAAGTTGCTTGGTATCTGTGTAGGTTTGCAGTGCCTAATGAAAAGTTCTGAGGAAAGTCGAGGCGTGAGTGGATTGGGTCTCTTGAACATTGAGTTGTCAAAGTTTAACAAAGGTGACGAgcaattttctttgaaagGTCAGTCTAAATCTGTTCCTCACATTGGTTGGAGTCATAACCATAgatattcttctcctcaagtCATGGCTACTATGAACGAGCCTCTTTACAGTATAGGTACCGAAGACAAATTTTACTTCGTGCACTCTTACGCTGCAATAATCGACTCTAAAGTAAAAGCTGATTTACTTTCCGAAGCCGAGAAAGACGGCTGGAAATTCGTTTTTTCCAAGTATGGATCAGAAGAGTTTATTTCCGCAATGTCTAAGGATAATTTCTTCGCTACGCAGTTCCACCCAGAAAAATCCGGCATTGCGGGTTTACGGGTTATACAGGCgttcttggaggagaaagTACCACATACATCATGCACGAATAAAAGTTTTGTTCCCCACTCCGGATATCCATCACGAAGAATCATTGCTTGTCTAGACGTGCGTTCAAATGATGATGGAGATCTAGTGGTAACCAAGGGTGACCAGTACGACGTTCGTGAAAAGTCAGATACTCAATCTGGTGATGTTAGGAATTTGGGAAAGCCAGTCGAACTTGCTACTAAgtattttgaagatgggGCTGATGAAATCACATTTTTGAATATTACTTCATTCAGGGATTCTCCATTGCAAGACTTGCCTATGCTTGAGGTTCTTAAATTGGCAGCACAGAATATTTTTGTTCCTCTTACTGTCGGCGGTGGCATCAAAGATATGATTGACCCTGTCACTGGTGAAATCGTACCAGCGCTAAAAGTAGCAGAGCTCTATTTCAAATCAGGTGCAGATAAGGTCAGCCTTGGCTCAGAAGCAGTCAcaattgctgaagaatATTATAGAAATGGTAAGATAAAGTCAGGAAAGTCGGCCATTGAGCAAATTTCAACCTGCTTCGGGAACCAAGCAGTTGTGATATCTGTTGATCCTAGGAGAAAATTTATCAAGTCGCCGAAAGACACTAACATGCAGTGTattcaaatctttgatgaggagaagtACGGTCCCGACGGAGAGGAATACTGTTATTATCAAGTGACCTCACAAGGAGGCAGGAAAGTCCATGAAATCGGAGCTTTGGAGTTGTGTGTCGCATGCGAAGAACTTGGGGCGGGTGAAATTTTGCTCAATTCTATAGACCATGACGGAGGTAACAAAGGTTTCAACCTAGAACTCTTGAAACAAGTTAAAGAAAGCGTGTCGATTCCAGTTATCGCGAGTTCAGGTGCTGGAGCTCCACGTCATTTCGCCGATGTATTTGAGATGGATTGTGGCATTGATGCTGCTTTGGGCGCGG AGTTCAAATTCATATATGAGCTTCCAAAGGGAAAAATATATGAATTTTTGGTTGACGACATCAAGGGGCTCTATCATGATGAGACTGCACAACGCTTTAGAGAGGAGTTTGGAATATCCAAAGAGTTTGAGAGGCAATGGATTTCTGTGGCTTTTTTTAATCatacaaagaaaaaattgaaaaccCTTCATTTAATAGCTGATACAAACTATGACTTTCGGCGAGTCAAATCAATCTTTACAGGTTTtaaaaagctcaaggatGATATTgctcaaaatttttttttgaatttaAATGAGCTTCGTGACTCAACTCGCAATATGGTCTTAGAGAAAGCGGAGTGTCAACCGCGGTCTGGTAGGGAGAGTCTTTCCTTGCAAGATGTTGTGAAGTTTACCAAGCGCATGAACATCAACCTAGGTGAACGTCTCATCTCGCAGGCTTTTAGACAAGCGTCGAGAAGTGATCAAATCTCATGTGGAAAGTTACTGTTTGAGCAATTTAAGAATTTTGTGGAAATTCTCAACGAACGCAAAGACCTTGACATAATTTGGCAGGATATAATGAGGAGTAAGGCAAGCATgaactttgaagaatttcagGATTTTATGATACATGAACAACACGAGGTGGTTGAGACAGGTATTTTAAAAAAATGGTTCTTAACATTCGATCGTGGATACAAAGGCTCGTGGACGCAACAGGACTTGGATGCATTTTTACGTTCCAGAATGTCATCGCCCGTTTCCGAGCCCTACGCGAAGGAGGGGTATTTTAGTAGACCTCTCAACGAATATTTCATTCTATCGTCTCACAACACATACCTTCTAGGAAGACAAGTCATGGGTGAGTCGTCCGTTGAAGGTTACATCAAAGCTCTCCAACGTGGCTGTCGATGTCTTGAAATTGATATCTGGAACAGCGGGAATGACGCGGATCATGAACCACTTGTTAACCATGGCAGAACGTTCACCAATGGCATTTCATTAAGAAATGTGGTCAAAACCATCAAAGCGTATGCCTTCCAAGCGACACAGTTTCCgttgattttgagcttgGAGAATCATTGTTCACCTGAATCGCAAAGGGAGGTCATATCAATATTGACGGATACTTTTGGGAGCATGCTTGTCACAGAGCCTTTGAACACAACTGCATGCCTACCGAGTCCAGATAGTTTGAAATGTAGAGTTCTTCTCAAGGTTAAAAAAACCGACTTTTTCACAGCTACACAAGATGACCAatccttgatgatgagcACATCGACAACCGCTGCTCTGCTTAGTGAGGGTAACGAACATCAGAACTCTAGTCTCAAAATAAAACTACGGAAGAAAACCTCAACTAGGGCGGTAATTCGACCTCTAAGTAATTTGGGTGTCTACATTCAAGGAATCAAATTCAGAAACTTTTCGCTTCCAGAGTCAAAAACATTTAACCACTGCTTTTCCTTGAGCGAAAAGTCGATTAATAATATTCTCAAAGACGAAAACAAGCGTCATTCTTTGGATAAGCATAATCGATTATTCCTCATGCGGATCTATCCATCTAAAATCAGGCTAAACTCATCCAACTTCAATCCGATCATATACTGGAATAAGGGTGTACAAATGGTAGCCACTAATTGGCAAACTTATGATCTTGGTCAACAGCTTAATGAGGCAATGTTCAATGCTCCTTTAGGAGACGGGTACGTTTTGAAACCAAAGCGATTGCGAGTACCAGTGTCAAAATCTAACAGATCCGAGACTACTAGTGACATGAACATACGGAAGCGTTTTACAATCAGGATAATAAGTGCTCATCAATTACCCAAACCCGTGGATTGGTCTGGTGATATCAATCCATTCTTAAGTTTAGAAATTATCGGAGCGAAATACACCGCCTGGAATTCTCGAAGTAATCATACAAGTATAATCGCGGGTAACGGCTTTAATCCTATTTGGAACGAGACATTGTCTGGAACGTTTGACAGTGAATCGGAACTcgtttttttgaaaatcacAGTTCTATCATCCAATTCAACCAACGCAATCGTAGAGCCTCAGGAGGTCGGTTTGGTGGTGCAAAACATCTTTGATGTGAAGGAAGGATATCGTTACTTTCAGCTCAAAGATATGTGTGGAGAGCAGCTACTTTATTCATCAATTCTTGCCAAAATAAGTGTCATCTGA
- the ENP1 gene encoding snoRNA-binding rRNA-processing protein ENP1 — protein sequence MGKIGTSVNSKKRHNPLHRDIISASGKLRANESRSLDNSKDSDGFYDAKISRRILSLARSQQSELDNENITNSFEKENYSESDSSSARSEEDHFENSLNNASHGLEYEETQDICLENEKDRKLVDTFFGDANIGVETLADKILAKIHEKELMKETHNEGPSSNEGVLLPPKVIAAYGKIGQILSTYRHGKLPKLFKVLPTLKNWEDVLFVTNPESWTPHAVCEATKLFVSNLTANDAQIFVESVLLPKFRQCIEDSENHSLDYHLYRALKKSLYKPAAFFKGFLLPLVDDQCTLREAMIAASVLAKVSIPSLHSSVALTQLSQRDFTPARTVFIRVLLEKRYALPYQTLDDLVFYFMKFRRISAENDTPSEEDIALPVVWHKAFLAFAQRYKNDITDDQRDFLLETVRQRFHYALGPEIRRELLSGKSRLGTDDA from the coding sequence ATGGGAAAAATTGGCACATCTGTAAACTCAAAGAAACGACACAACCCTTTGCATAGAGATATTATATCAGCAAGTGGTAAGTTGAGAGCAAATGAGTCTCGAAGCTTAGATAACCTGAAGGACAGTGACGGGTTTTACGACGCTAAGATATCGAGGAGAATTTTAAGTTTGGCAAGGTCTCAGCAGAGTGAGTTGGACAATGAAAATATCACCAACTcgtttgaaaaagagaattaTTCAGAATCTGATTCTTCTAGCGCAAGATCTGAGGAGGATCATTTTGAGAATAGTTTAAACAATGCTTCGCATGGCCTAGAGTATGAGGAAACTCAAGACATCTGTCTCGAGAATGAAAAGGATCGGAAACTTGTGGACactttttttggagacGCCAACATCGGCGTGGAAACTCTAGCTGACAAGATCTTAGCAAAGATTCATGAaaaagagttgatgaaagaaACGCATAACGAAGGGCCTTCCAGTAATGAGGGTGTTCTTCTTCCGCCCAAGGTTATCGCCGCATATGGAAAGATTGGCCAAATACTTTCAACTTATCGCCACGGAAAACTACCcaagcttttcaaagttCTTCCAACACTCAAGAATTGGGAGGACGTTTTGTTTGTAACAAATCCAGAATCGTGGACTCCTCATGCGGTCTGCGAAGCAACAAAATTATTTGTTTCCAATCTTACTGCTAATGATGCTCAGATTTTTGTGGAGAGCGTTCTACTTCCTAAGTTTAGGCAATGCATTGAAGATAGCGAGAACCACTCACTCGATTATCACTTGTACCGGGCGTTGAAAAAATCTTTATACAAACCTGCTGCTTTTTTTAAAGGATTTTTACTACCTCTAGTCGATGATCAATGTACTCTTCGTGAAGCCATGATCGCTGCTTCTGTGTTGGCGAAGGTATCTATTCCGTCATTGCATTCATCAGTCGCACTCACTCAATTGTCGCAGAGAGACTTCACACCTGCCAGAACAGTATTCATAAGagtccttcttgaaaagagaTACGCACTTCCATATCAAACTTTGGACGACCTCGTTTTTtatttcatgaaatttaGGCGAATATCCGCAGAAAACGATACACCTTCTGAAGAGGATATCGCGCTTCCTGTTGTTTGGCATAAAGCTTTTTTAGCATTTGCACAACGTTACAAAAACGACATCACCGATGACCAAAGAGATTTTTTACTTGAAACTGTGAGACAAAGATTTCATTATGCCTTGGGACCCGAAATTAGACGAGAACTTTTGTCAGGCAAGAGTCGCCTCGGAACAGATGACGCATGA
- the REI1 gene encoding Rei1p has translation MSKVHGLFIPEKKYLVDIKGLLVYLGEKLGLGNVCLCCTYQGKDLESVREHMRSKRHMRIPYETEDEKLEISDFYDFSSSYDTPTRETCSEDEEAWEDVSSDEEASLSDSESHSEGAIIDLGDELLLPSGLSVGHRIAKKSKKPSKDVILTEGQGTVVAAESRQFMGNIGPAQSKAQLAIWKSEQKMQNRKNRREAKYVNNQPHFRDQLLQ, from the coding sequence ATGTCAAAAGTACACGGTCTATTTATCCCAGAGAAGAAATACCTTGTGGATATCAAGGGACTCCTTGTGTATCTTGGCGAGAAGTTGGGTTTAGGAAATGTTTGCTTATGTTGCACGTATCAGGGCAAGGACCTTGAGTCAGTTAGAGAGCACATGCGAAGCAAGAGACATATGCGGATCCCATATGAGACTGAAGATGAGAAATTAGAGATTTCAGACTTTTATGacttctcctcttcataCGATACACCAACCAGAGAGACCTGTTcagaagatgaggaagCTTGGGAGGACGTCTcaagtgatgaagaagcatctCTCAGCGATTCTGAGTCACATAGTGAAGGAGCTATCATTGACCTTGGTGACGAGCTTTTGCTACCCTCCGGATTGTCCGTAGGACATAGAATTGCtaaaaagtcaaaaaaacCATCAAAGGATGTGATATTAACCGAGGGTCAAGGTACAGTAGTAGCCGCCGAGAGCCGACAATTCATGGGAAACATTGGGCCTGCCCAGTCAAAGGCTCAATTAGCGATTTGGAAATCAGAACAGAAAATGCAAAATCGAAAGAATAGACGCGAGGCCAAATACGTCAACAACCAGCCTCATTTCAgagatcaacttcttcagtaA
- the RRP6 gene encoding exosome nuclease subunit RRP6, giving the protein MKETDELKLIIPKVMDSVRYSIAASSQDIGFFKTMDSHIDVVTSKSAEMLLDLIERLTHREFDKKNGTGTYHTSFSWEKIENFLDSILENIDIAAERHVSKVATCSSAPRNHLEFKKPQESFTDKIDNSDDHPFVPKLTRKPHFLQPFASSVTPDHLGSYSQPYEYEIMKQPYPESIFISRTPIQPVDWDSRPAISVNTTTGLRKMVDALRSSQEIAVDLEHHDLRSYYGITCLMQISSRSQDWLLDVLALRADLEILNEIFTNPKIVKVFHGAFMDIIWLQRDFGLYIVSLFDTYHASTALGFPKRSLAYLLDRFVGFKASKKFQLADWRVRPLPKAMEHYARADTHYLLYIFDHLRNSLLEEGNQKLQEVLFLSRKVASRKFEYAKFRRESGEFSDEATAIMRNYNVPEKFKNRLKSVIDWRDQKARELDESTRYIMNNSILLKIAVGGVDPKLLQQEIHLDGNDLNSLSALLKATSVLSQDSHSIVEDEASRTQSTSNSITQRMSAQSVLLTPGHDLLLHESSLLSREVAKKEKVFDRQIYHRGSVSFHLPFMEITFQEKRSETPSEHGENDSKIEQETKDDRNPAETDIRYTNLRGEVLHGSSKVMRDHSKSENGNEALDYEKAIKEMQTTRTKKRETSNLQSKRENTDNRRDFKKRRVFKGRSRAFH; this is encoded by the coding sequence ATGAAAGAGACCGACGAGCTAAAATTGATTATACCTAAGGTAATGGACTCTGTCCGATACTCAATAGCAGCGTCTTCTCAAGACAtcggcttcttcaaaaccaTGGACTCCCACATTGATGTTGTaacatcaaaatcagcCGAGATGCTCCTAGACTTGATAGAGCGTTTAACTCACAGGGAGTTCGACAAAAAGAACGGCACAGGAACCTATCATACATCCTTTCTGTGGGAGAAAATTGAGAACTTCTTGGACTccattcttgaaaacatcGATATTGCTGCAGAAAGACATGTTCTGAAGGTAGCGACCTGCTCGTCGGCACCTCGTAACCATTTGGAGTTCAAAAAACCACAAGAGAGTTTTACTGATAAAATTGACAATTCGGATGACCATCCATTCGTTCCAAAGCTAACGAGAAAACCCCACTTTCTCCAGCCGTTCGCCTCCCTGGTGACCCCCGATCACTTGGGACTGTACTCTCAACCCTACGAATACGAAATAATGAAGCAGCCATACCCGGAAAGTATTTTTATTAGTCGCACTCCAATTCAACCCGTTGACTGGGACTCGCGTCCAGCTATCAGTGTAAACACGACGACCGGGTTGAGAAAAATGGTGGACGCTCTTAGGTCTTCACAAGAGATAGCGGTCGACTTGGAGCATCATGATTTGAGATCCTATTATGGTATTACATGCCTCATGCAAATATCTAGTAGATCACAAGATTGGTTGTTAGATGTTTTAGCTTTGAGGGCTGATTTAGAGATATTGAATGAAATATTCACGAATCCAAAAATCGTGAAAGTATTCCATGGTGCATTCATGGACATAATTTGGCTTCAGAGAGATTTTGGTCTTTACATTGTATCTTTATTTGACACGTACCACGCGTCTACAGCTTTAGGCTTTCCCAAGCGTTCTCTCGCATACTTATTGGATAGGTTTGTCGGATTCAAGGCATCTAAGAAGTTTCAATTAGCGGATTGGAGAGTGAGACCATTACCGAAAGCGATGGAGCACTATGCCCGAGCTGATACACATTACTTGCTTTACATCTTTGACCATTTAAGAAATTCATTGCTAGAGGAAGGAAATCAGAAACTACAAGAGGTTCTCTTCTTATCAAGGAAGGTTGCGCTGCGAAAGTTTGAGTACGCAAAATTTCGTAGGGAAAGTGGTGAATTCTCTGACGAGGCTACAGCAATTATGAGGAACTACAATGTACcagaaaaattcaaaaaccGCTTAAAGTCGGTTATTGATTGGAGAGATCAAAAAGCAAGAGAATTGGATGAATCCACAAGATACATCATGAATAACAGTATTTTATTGAAAATTGCTGTCGGAGGTGTGGACCCGAAGTTATTGCAGCAGGAGATCCACCTTGATGGAAATGATTTAAACTCATTATCTGCCCTACTCAAGGCCACATCGGTTCTCAGTCAAGACTCACACAGTATTGTCGAAGATGAGGCATCTCGCACTCAAAGCACGTCGAACTCTATTACACAAAGAATGTCCGCTCAATCAGTTTTATTAACTCCAGGCCACGATCTTCTTTTACATGAATCGTCCTTATTATCTAGGGAGGTGgcaaaaaaagagaaagtcTTCGATAGACAAATCTATCATAGAGGTAGTGTAAGTTTCCATTTACCCTTTATGGAAATTACCTTCCAAGAAAAACGCAGTGAAACACCATCTGAACATGGTGAGAATgattcaaaaattgaacaagaaaCGAAAGATGATCGCAACCCGGCTGAAACAGACATCCGATATACTAACTTGCGTGGTGAAGTGCTACATGGGCTGCTGAAGGTAATGAGAGATCATTCGAAGTCGGAGAATGGCAATGAAGCATTAGACTATGAGAAGGCAATTAAGGAGATGCAAACCACGCGAACCAAGAAAAGGGAAACGTCAAACTTACAATCAAAGCGTGAAAACACCGACAATCGACGTGATTTTAAAAAAAGGCGAGTTTTCAAGGGTAGATCGAGGGCATTTCATTAA